The Nitrososphaerota archaeon genome includes a region encoding these proteins:
- a CDS encoding ABC transporter ATP-binding protein, whose amino-acid sequence MPLLELKNVTKSFASKSARPFVVLEHITMAVDKGDFVCIVGPSGCGKSTLLRIICGLIPPTDGKVLYKGVEVKGVCDEMAMVFQSFALFPWLTVLENVEIGLYSKKISQEEKKRRALKMIEMIGLKGFEEAYPRELSGGMKQRVGLARALVSEPTVLLMDEPFSSLDPLTATHLREELVDFWLNPNLAPDTVIMVTHSVEEAVYLANRVIVLSHRPGTIIKEVPVDLPRPRDPRSDKLYALVDQITSLIA is encoded by the coding sequence ATGCCGCTCCTAGAGTTAAAAAACGTAACAAAATCTTTTGCATCTAAGTCCGCAAGACCATTTGTAGTTTTAGAGCATATCACGATGGCTGTGGATAAAGGGGATTTTGTCTGCATAGTTGGTCCTTCTGGCTGCGGAAAGTCGACACTCCTTAGAATAATTTGTGGTCTTATACCCCCTACTGATGGGAAAGTCCTCTACAAAGGGGTTGAGGTTAAAGGTGTTTGCGACGAGATGGCTATGGTTTTCCAAAGCTTCGCCCTATTCCCGTGGCTCACAGTCTTGGAGAACGTTGAGATAGGTCTTTATTCGAAGAAGATTTCTCAGGAAGAAAAGAAGAGGAGAGCTCTGAAGATGATTGAGATGATAGGGTTGAAGGGGTTCGAGGAGGCGTATCCTAGAGAGCTCTCTGGCGGTATGAAGCAGAGGGTTGGTTTAGCGAGGGCGCTCGTCTCCGAGCCCACCGTTTTACTTATGGATGAACCGTTTTCTTCACTTGACCCTTTGACAGCAACCCACCTCAGGGAAGAGCTTGTCGATTTTTGGCTAAACCCTAATTTGGCGCCTGACACAGTAATAATGGTTACTCACAGTGTAGAGGAAGCGGTCTACCTTGCTAATAGAGTAATCGTCTTGAGCCACAGACCAGGAACCATAATTAAGGAGGTACCTGTAGACCTTCCTAGACCACGTGATCCGAGGAGTGATAAACTATATGCGCTCGTTGATCAGATTACATCTTTAATAGCCTGA